A single genomic interval of Pyrus communis chromosome 5, drPyrComm1.1, whole genome shotgun sequence harbors:
- the LOC137734703 gene encoding lysophospholipid acyltransferase LPEAT2-like produces the protein MADHDLTSPFLSPPPSDHPHLILTIQDDTDTESHHNHNGIHTHQSTSADHHHHSRNPFAFLGSDGLTVPVSTTADPFRNHTLEITGIYEWLKIGICLPIALVRLVLFGASLLIGFLATKLALQGWKDKKSPMPRWRCRIMWITRVCTRCILFAFGYHWIRRKGKPAPRDIAPIVVSNHVSFIEPIFYFYELFPTIVASESHDSLPFVGTIIRAMQVIYVNRFSASSRKHAVSEIKRKASCGRFPRVLLFPEGTTTNGRYLISFELGAFIPGFAVQPVVVRYPHVHFDQSWGHISLAKLMFRMFTQFHNFMEVEYLSVVSLFDNKKESATRFSERTSHAIATALNVVQTSHSYGDLMLLVKASQLKLKLEQPSVYMVEMASVKSLLHISSMEAVDFLDKFLCMNPDPRGHVHYHDFLRVLRLKACSYSKEIFAFMDVERNGVITFKQFLFGSAHVVKRPLFRRACELAFSECVSGENDYVSEQNFGESIGHAIPDLNEDEVRGLCNLFDSDNDGRISKEDFLTCLRKNPLLIAVFSPCLLNKDISEDGNRLVEEIV, from the exons ATGGCAGACCACGATCTCACCTCCCCCTTCCTCTCTCCTCCACCTTCCGATCACCCCCACTTGATCCTCACCATCCAAGACGACACCGATACCGAATCCCACCACAACCACAACGGCATTCACACCCATCAGAGCACCAGCgccgaccaccaccaccactctcGCAACCCATTTGCATTTCTCGGGTCCGATGGGTTGACCGTGCCCGTTTCCACCACCGCGGACCCGTTTCGGAACCACACGCTCGAGATTACGGGTATTTACGAGTGGTTAAAGATCGGAATTTGCCTGCCCATTGCGCTGGTTCGGCTGGTGCTGTTTGGGGCGTCTTTGCTGATTGGGTTTTTGGCGACGAAATTGGCTCTTCAGGGGTGGAAGGATAAGAAGAGCCCTATGCCGAGGTGGAGGTGCAGGATTATGTGGATCACTAGGGTCTGTACTCGATGCATTCTCTTCGCTTTTGG CTACCATTGGATAAGACGGAAAGGAAAACCTGCTCCCCGAGACATTGCTCCAATAGTTGTTTCTAACCATGTGTCTTTTATTGAACCTATCTTCTATTTCTATGAATTATTCCCTACAATTGTGGCATCCGAATCCCATGATTCCCTACCTTTTGTTGGGACGATCATCAGAGCAATGCAG GTAATATATGTTAACAGGTTTTCAGCATCATCAAGGAAGCATGCTGTCAGTGAAATCAAG AGAAAAGCTTCATGTGGTAGATTTCCTCGAGTTCTTTTATTTCCCGAGGGAACCACAACCAACGGGAGATATCTCATTTCATTTGAGCTTGGTGCATTCATCCCTGGTTTCGCCGTCCAACCAGTAGTTGTACGATATCCCCATGTACACTTTGATCAATCCTG GGGGCACATTTCTTTGGCAAAGCTCATGTTTAGAATGTTCACACAGTTTCACAATTTCATGGAG GTAGAGTACCTTTCTGTTGTTTCACTCTTTGATAACAAGAAAGAAAGTGCTACCCGTTTTTCGGAGAGG ACTAGTCATGCTATTGCAACTGCACTCAACGTTGTACAGACGTCTCATTCATATGGAGATTTAATGCTTCTCGTGAAAGCATCTCAGTTAAAATTGAAACTG GAGCAACCTTCAGTGTATATGGTTGAAATGGCAAGTGTAAAGTCA TTACTCCATATAAGCAGCATGGAGGCTGTGGACTTTCTAGATAAGTTTCTTTGTATGAATCCAGACCCAAG AGGTCATGTTCACTACCATGATTTCCTAAGGGTGCTAAGACTCAAGGCTTGTAGCTATTCCAAAGAG ATATTTGCATTCATGGATGTTGAGAGAAATGGAGTAATAACGTTTAAGCAG TTCTTATTTGGATCAGCGCATGTTGTTAAGCGGCCATTGTTCCGCAGAGCCTGTGAATTAGCCTTTTCTGAATGTGTTTCTGGGGAGAATGACTACGTTTCAGAACAAAAC TTTGGAGAGTCCATCGGACATGCAATCCCGGATTTGAATGAGGATGAG GTCCGTGGACTGTGCAATCTATTTGATTCTGATAATGATGGAAGAATCAGCAAGGAAGATTTTTTGACCTGCCTAAGAAAAAACCCACTACTGATTGCGGTTTTCTCGCCTTGTTTGCTTAACAAAGACATTTCAGAAGATGGAAATAGGTTGGTGGAGGAGATTGTGTAG